One genomic window of Arvicola amphibius chromosome 4, mArvAmp1.2, whole genome shotgun sequence includes the following:
- the Nbr1 gene encoding next to BRCA1 gene 1 protein isoform X1, whose translation MEPQVTLNVTFKNETQSFLVSDPENTTWADVEAMVKVSFDLSTIQIKYLDEENEEVSINSQEEYEEALKMANIKQGNQLQMQVHEGYNVHHVVDEGFPQIVVEKQATARTGKKPLAHYSSVVKVLGSDKKPTEEPAAQPCPLPPGDTDQPQDKPPDWFTSYLETFREQVVKETVEKLEQRLQEKLVLQKSPLDSSPSEVSIPVSEETLFLPENQFSWHIACSHCQKRIIGVRYQCSLCPSYNICEDCEAGPYAHDNNHVLLKLRRPVMISSEPFSHLKYPTPRLPAALEQVRLQKQVDKNFVKAEKQRLRAEKKQRKAEVKELKKQLKLHRKIHLWNSIHGFQSPRSPLGRPESLLQSHALMLPLQPCAPVMPTLSAAFVDENLPDGTHLQPGTKFIKHWRMKNTGNVKWSTDTKLKFMWGNLTLASTEKKDVLVPCLKAGHVGVVSVEFIAPTLEGTYTSHWRLSHKGQQFGPRVWCSIIVDPFPSAESPENVERGLISSGKADDFTCEQEEAFLLAEEAIPLGEVTKQTEGKGTNVSPKTQSVDSGRELYIPSVDLLTAQDLLSFELLDINIVQELERVPHNTPVDMTPCMSPLPHDSPLIEKPGLGQIQEESEGAGFKALPDCAVSTKRKAEAPASVEETEEDLSGTQFVCETVIRSLTLDAAPDHNPPCRQRSPQRELPLQTTEEQQPVVLPGFCRKDSSLKFALPEEGPLGDEREEIVHIAEEEEELQDEVQSQSSASSEDYIIILPECFDTSRPLGDSMYSSALSQPGLERGAEGEPGIGAGQELTEAGERLPEGESQLQAQSISDILTTSQTLDTVPLVPEVVGLPPPLSRNSPCVQHGVPGVDSPVTIQEAPPVADEIRGEPRGSSGLVNSRQKSYDHSRHQNGSSIAGGLVKGALSVAASAYKALFSGPPVTAQPIVSEDQTAALMAHLFEMGFCDRQLNLRLLKKYNYNILQVVTELLHINNNDWYSHRY comes from the exons GTAAAAGTTTCATTTGATCTGAGTACTATTCAGATAAAGTACCtggatgaggaaaatgaggaG GTGTCCATCAATAGTCAAG AAGAATATGAAGAAGCACTTAAG ATGGCTAACATTAAGCAAGGAAACCAACTACAGATGCAAGTCCATGAAGGGTACAACGTGCATCATGTTGTAGATGAAGGATTCCCCCAAATTGTAGTAGAAAAACAAGCGACTGCCAGGACAGGGAAGAAGCCACTTGCACATTATTCTTCAGTGGTGAAAGTCCTGGGATCAGATAAAAAACCCACCGAGGAGCCTGCAGCACAG CCATGTCCACTTCCTCCTGGTGACACAGACCAGCCTCAAGACAAGCCCCCAGACTGGTTCACAAGCTACCTGGAGACG TTCAGAGAACAAGTGGTTAAGGAAACGGTTGAGAAGCTTGAACAGAGGTTGCAGGAGAAGCTTGTCCTCCAGAAGTCACCCTTAGATTCCTCCCCCTCTGAAGTCTCAATTCCTGTTTCAGAGGAAACACTGTTTTTACCAGAGAACCAGTTCAGCTGGCATATTGCTTGCAGCCACTGCCAAAAAAGGATCATTGGTGTACGTTACCAGTGTAG CCTGTGCCCATCCTACAACATCTGTGAAGATTGTGAAGCTGGACCATATGCCCATGACAATAACCATGTCTTGCTAAAGTTGCGAAGACCTGTTATGATTTCCTCCGAGCCATTTTCCCACCTAAAGTATCCCACTCCTCGTCTGCCTGCCGCTCTTGAACAAGTCAG GCTCCAGAAGCAGGTGGATAAGAACTTTgtgaaagcagaaaagcaaaggttGCGTGCTGAGAAGAAACAGCGGAAAGCAGAGGTCAAGGAGCTTAAAAAGCAGCTTAAGCTCCACAGGAAGATTCATTTGTGGAATTCGATCCACGGATTCCAGAGTCCCAGGTCCCCTTTGGGCCGACCTGAGAGCTTGCTGCAGTCTCACGCCCTGAT GCTTCCTTTGCAGCCCTGTGCCCCAGTTATGCCAACACTCAGCGCAGCATTTGTGGATGAGAATTTGCCTGACGGGACTCATCTGCAACCAGGAACCAAGTTCATCAAACACTGGAGGATGAAGAACACAGGAAATGTGAAGTGGAGTACAGACACAAAG CTCAAGTTCATGTGGGGAAACTTGACATTGGCTTCTACAGAGAAGAAGGATGTTTTGGTTCCCTGCTTGAAGGCTGGCCATGTGGGGGTTGTATCTGTGGAGTTCATCGCTCCAACCTTAGAGGGAACATACACTTCACATTGGCGTCTTTCTCACAAAGGCCAGCAGTTTGGGCCTCGGGTCTGGTGCAGCATCATAGTGGATCCGTTCCCCTCTGCTGAGAGCCCCGAGAATGTTGAAAGGGGCCTGATCAGCTCAGGCAAAGCTGATGACTTCACCTGTGAGCAAGAG GAAGCTTTTCTTTTGGCTGAAGAAGCGATTCCACTGGGTGAAGTGACAAAGcagacagaagggaaaggaacCAACGTCTCACCGAAGACACAGAGTGTCGACAGCGGGAGGGAGCTGTACATTCCATCCGTGGACCTCCTCACTGCCCAG GACCTGCTGTCCTTTGAGCTGCTGGATATAAACATTGTCCAGGAATTGGAGCGAGTGCCCCACAACACCCCTGTGG ATATGACTCCCTGCATGTCTCCTCTGCCACATGACAGTCCTTTAATAGAGAAGCCAGGCTTGGGGCAAATACAGGAAGAGAGTGAAGGGGCGGGATTTAAAGCACTTCCTG ATTGCGCTGTATCAAcaaagaggaaggctgaggccccTGCTTCAGtggaagaaacagaggaagaccTGAGTGGGACCCAGTTTGTGTGTGAGACTGTAATCCGATCCCTTACCTTGGATGCTGCTCCGGACCACAACCCACCTTGTAGGCAGAGGTCCCCACAGA GGGAATTACCGCTGCAGACCACAGAGGAACAGCAACCAGTTGTGCTGCCTGGATTCTGCAGGAAGGATTCTTCCT TGAAATTTGCCTTGCCTGAAGAAGGACCACTTGGAGATGAGAGGGAAGAGATTGTCCACATtgctgaagaagaggaggaactcCAAGATGAAGTTCAGAGTCAGTCTTCTGCTTCCTCCGAAGACTATATCATCATCCTGCCTGAGTGCTTTGATACCAGCCGCCCCCTGGGGGACTCCATGTACAGCTCCGCACTCTCGCAGCCAGGCCTAGAGCGAGGGGCTGAAGGCGAACCTGGGATCGGAGCTGGGCAGGAGCTAACTGAAGCTGGAGAGAGACTCCCTGAAGGGGAGAGCCAGCTGCAGGCGCAGAGCATCAGTGACATCCTCACAACCTCCCAGACTCTGGACACAGTGCCCCTAGTTCCCGAGGTGGTCGGACTTCCACCACCGCTGTCCAG GAACTCCCCTTGTGTACAGCACGGGGTCCCAGGAGTGGATTCACCAGTTACCATCCAAGAAGCTCCTCCCGTCGCTGATGAGATCCGAGGAG AGCCCAGAGGCTCGTCAGGACTGGTAAACAGCAGACAGAAGAGCTATGACCACTCAAG GCACCAGAATGGGAGCAGCATTGCTGGAGGACTGGTGAAGGGGGCTTTGTCTGTTGCTGCCTCTGCGTACAAGGCCCTGTTTTCTGGGCCACCAGTCACTGCACAG CCCATCGTTTCTGAAGATCAGACAGCAGCCTTGATGGCCCATCTCTTTGAAATGGGATTCTGCGACAGGCAGCTGAACCTGAGGCTGCTGAAAAAATACAACTACAATATCCTGCAGGTTGTGACAGAGCTGCTTCACATCAACAACAACGACTGGTACAGCCACCGCTACTAG
- the Tmem106a gene encoding transmembrane protein 106A translates to MGKTFSQLTSQQDEDKLILPDNSAIASKTANYFSTGSNKPPCSGVLYARAAGTRFVICPTCQGHGEISHELEKQLVALIPYGDQRLKPRHTKLSVFLAVIICLLTFSVTIFFLYPRPIIVYPVGLNSSMVAFDNSHIRLNMTNILNISNSNFYPITVSQLTAEVLHQTFVVGQVTSSFHLHISPLATGQMHYEVASSISDANTYKICAQLKVKVHHILLHIQGTLTCSYLSHQQQLPFESYEYVDCQENTSMPLLEIPSVSLLEIPHPA, encoded by the exons ATGGGTAAGACATTCTCCCAGCTCACCTCTCAGCAGGATGAGGACAAGTTGATCCTACCTGATAACTCAGCCATTGCCAGCAAGACTGCCAACTACTTCAGCACTGGTAGCAACAAACCACCGTGCTCCGGTGTGCTTTACGCCAGGGCTGCTGGTACCAGATTTGTGATTTGTCCTACCTGCCAAGGCCATGGGGAGATCTCCCACG AACTAGAGAAGCAGCTGGTAGCCCTCATCCCTTACGGAGACCAAAGGCTGAAGCCCAGACACAC GAAGCTCTCCGTGTTCCTGGCAGTGATCATCTGTCTGCTGACATTCTCCGTCACCATCTTTTTCCTGTATCCACGGCCCATTATCGTGTACCCTGTAGGCCTCAACTCCTCCATGGTGGCCTTCGATAACAGTCATATACGTCTCAACATGACG AACATCCTGAACATCTCCAACAGCAACTTCTACCCCATCACCGTGTCACAGCTGACAGCAGAGGTTCTCCACCAGACCTTCGTGGTGGGCCAGGTGACCAGCAGCTTCCACCTGCACATCAGTCCTTTGGCCACCGGACAG ATGCATTACGAAGTTGCCAGCAGCATTTCGGATGCAAACACGTA CAAAATCTGCGCGCAACTGAAAGTCAAAGTCCATCATATTCTTTTGCATATCCA GGGTACTCTGACCTGCTCCTACCTGAGCCATCAGCAGCAGCTGCCCTTCGAGAGCTATGAATACGTGGACTGCCAGGAGAACACATCAATGCCCCTCCTGGAGATCCCGTCAGTGTCCCTTCTGGAGATCCCACACCCAGCTTGA
- the Nbr1 gene encoding next to BRCA1 gene 1 protein isoform X3: MEPQVTLNVTFKNETQSFLVSDPENTTWADVEAMVKVSFDLSTIQIKYLDEENEEVSINSQEEYEEALKMANIKQGNQLQMQVHEGYNVHHVVDEGFPQIVVEKQATARTGKKPLAHYSSVVKVLGSDKKPTEEPAAQPCPLPPGDTDQPQDKPPDWFTSYLETFREQVVKETVEKLEQRLQEKLVLQKSPLDSSPSEVSIPVSEETLFLPENQFSWHIACSHCQKRIIGVRYQCSLCPSYNICEDCEAGPYAHDNNHVLLKLRRPVMISSEPFSHLKYPTPRLPAALEQVRLQKQVDKNFVKAEKQRLRAEKKQRKAEVKELKKQLKLHRKIHLWNSIHGFQSPRSPLGRPESLLQSHALMLPLQPCAPVMPTLSAAFVDENLPDGTHLQPGTKFIKHWRMKNTGNVKWSTDTKLKFMWGNLTLASTEKKDVLVPCLKAGHVGVVSVEFIAPTLEGTYTSHWRLSHKGQQFGPRVWCSIIVDPFPSAESPENVERGLISSGKADDFTCEQEEAFLLAEEAIPLGEVTKQTEGKGTNVSPKTQSVDSGRELYIPSVDLLTAQDLLSFELLDINIVQELERVPHNTPVDCAVSTKRKAEAPASVEETEEDLSGTQFVCETVIRSLTLDAAPDHNPPCRQRSPQRELPLQTTEEQQPVVLPGFCRKDSSLKFALPEEGPLGDEREEIVHIAEEEEELQDEVQSQSSASSEDYIIILPECFDTSRPLGDSMYSSALSQPGLERGAEGEPGIGAGQELTEAGERLPEGESQLQAQSISDILTTSQTLDTVPLVPEVVGLPPPLSRNSPCVQHGVPGVDSPVTIQEAPPVADEIRGEPRGSSGLVNSRQKSYDHSRHQNGSSIAGGLVKGALSVAASAYKALFSGPPVTAQPIVSEDQTAALMAHLFEMGFCDRQLNLRLLKKYNYNILQVVTELLHINNNDWYSHRY, from the exons GTAAAAGTTTCATTTGATCTGAGTACTATTCAGATAAAGTACCtggatgaggaaaatgaggaG GTGTCCATCAATAGTCAAG AAGAATATGAAGAAGCACTTAAG ATGGCTAACATTAAGCAAGGAAACCAACTACAGATGCAAGTCCATGAAGGGTACAACGTGCATCATGTTGTAGATGAAGGATTCCCCCAAATTGTAGTAGAAAAACAAGCGACTGCCAGGACAGGGAAGAAGCCACTTGCACATTATTCTTCAGTGGTGAAAGTCCTGGGATCAGATAAAAAACCCACCGAGGAGCCTGCAGCACAG CCATGTCCACTTCCTCCTGGTGACACAGACCAGCCTCAAGACAAGCCCCCAGACTGGTTCACAAGCTACCTGGAGACG TTCAGAGAACAAGTGGTTAAGGAAACGGTTGAGAAGCTTGAACAGAGGTTGCAGGAGAAGCTTGTCCTCCAGAAGTCACCCTTAGATTCCTCCCCCTCTGAAGTCTCAATTCCTGTTTCAGAGGAAACACTGTTTTTACCAGAGAACCAGTTCAGCTGGCATATTGCTTGCAGCCACTGCCAAAAAAGGATCATTGGTGTACGTTACCAGTGTAG CCTGTGCCCATCCTACAACATCTGTGAAGATTGTGAAGCTGGACCATATGCCCATGACAATAACCATGTCTTGCTAAAGTTGCGAAGACCTGTTATGATTTCCTCCGAGCCATTTTCCCACCTAAAGTATCCCACTCCTCGTCTGCCTGCCGCTCTTGAACAAGTCAG GCTCCAGAAGCAGGTGGATAAGAACTTTgtgaaagcagaaaagcaaaggttGCGTGCTGAGAAGAAACAGCGGAAAGCAGAGGTCAAGGAGCTTAAAAAGCAGCTTAAGCTCCACAGGAAGATTCATTTGTGGAATTCGATCCACGGATTCCAGAGTCCCAGGTCCCCTTTGGGCCGACCTGAGAGCTTGCTGCAGTCTCACGCCCTGAT GCTTCCTTTGCAGCCCTGTGCCCCAGTTATGCCAACACTCAGCGCAGCATTTGTGGATGAGAATTTGCCTGACGGGACTCATCTGCAACCAGGAACCAAGTTCATCAAACACTGGAGGATGAAGAACACAGGAAATGTGAAGTGGAGTACAGACACAAAG CTCAAGTTCATGTGGGGAAACTTGACATTGGCTTCTACAGAGAAGAAGGATGTTTTGGTTCCCTGCTTGAAGGCTGGCCATGTGGGGGTTGTATCTGTGGAGTTCATCGCTCCAACCTTAGAGGGAACATACACTTCACATTGGCGTCTTTCTCACAAAGGCCAGCAGTTTGGGCCTCGGGTCTGGTGCAGCATCATAGTGGATCCGTTCCCCTCTGCTGAGAGCCCCGAGAATGTTGAAAGGGGCCTGATCAGCTCAGGCAAAGCTGATGACTTCACCTGTGAGCAAGAG GAAGCTTTTCTTTTGGCTGAAGAAGCGATTCCACTGGGTGAAGTGACAAAGcagacagaagggaaaggaacCAACGTCTCACCGAAGACACAGAGTGTCGACAGCGGGAGGGAGCTGTACATTCCATCCGTGGACCTCCTCACTGCCCAG GACCTGCTGTCCTTTGAGCTGCTGGATATAAACATTGTCCAGGAATTGGAGCGAGTGCCCCACAACACCCCTGTGG ATTGCGCTGTATCAAcaaagaggaaggctgaggccccTGCTTCAGtggaagaaacagaggaagaccTGAGTGGGACCCAGTTTGTGTGTGAGACTGTAATCCGATCCCTTACCTTGGATGCTGCTCCGGACCACAACCCACCTTGTAGGCAGAGGTCCCCACAGA GGGAATTACCGCTGCAGACCACAGAGGAACAGCAACCAGTTGTGCTGCCTGGATTCTGCAGGAAGGATTCTTCCT TGAAATTTGCCTTGCCTGAAGAAGGACCACTTGGAGATGAGAGGGAAGAGATTGTCCACATtgctgaagaagaggaggaactcCAAGATGAAGTTCAGAGTCAGTCTTCTGCTTCCTCCGAAGACTATATCATCATCCTGCCTGAGTGCTTTGATACCAGCCGCCCCCTGGGGGACTCCATGTACAGCTCCGCACTCTCGCAGCCAGGCCTAGAGCGAGGGGCTGAAGGCGAACCTGGGATCGGAGCTGGGCAGGAGCTAACTGAAGCTGGAGAGAGACTCCCTGAAGGGGAGAGCCAGCTGCAGGCGCAGAGCATCAGTGACATCCTCACAACCTCCCAGACTCTGGACACAGTGCCCCTAGTTCCCGAGGTGGTCGGACTTCCACCACCGCTGTCCAG GAACTCCCCTTGTGTACAGCACGGGGTCCCAGGAGTGGATTCACCAGTTACCATCCAAGAAGCTCCTCCCGTCGCTGATGAGATCCGAGGAG AGCCCAGAGGCTCGTCAGGACTGGTAAACAGCAGACAGAAGAGCTATGACCACTCAAG GCACCAGAATGGGAGCAGCATTGCTGGAGGACTGGTGAAGGGGGCTTTGTCTGTTGCTGCCTCTGCGTACAAGGCCCTGTTTTCTGGGCCACCAGTCACTGCACAG CCCATCGTTTCTGAAGATCAGACAGCAGCCTTGATGGCCCATCTCTTTGAAATGGGATTCTGCGACAGGCAGCTGAACCTGAGGCTGCTGAAAAAATACAACTACAATATCCTGCAGGTTGTGACAGAGCTGCTTCACATCAACAACAACGACTGGTACAGCCACCGCTACTAG
- the Nbr1 gene encoding next to BRCA1 gene 1 protein isoform X2 produces MEPQVTLNVTFKNETQSFLVSDPENTTWADVEAMVKVSFDLSTIQIKYLDEENEEVSINSQEEYEEALKMANIKQGNQLQMQVHEGYNVHHVVDEGFPQIVVEKQATARTGKKPLAHYSSVVKVLGSDKKPTEEPAAQPCPLPPGDTDQPQDKPPDWFTSYLETFREQVVKETVEKLEQRLQEKLVLQKSPLDSSPSEVSIPVSEETLFLPENQFSWHIACSHCQKRIIGVRYQCSLCPSYNICEDCEAGPYAHDNNHVLLKLRRPVMISSEPFSHLKYPTPRLPAALEQVRLQKQVDKNFVKAEKQRLRAEKKQRKAEVKELKKQLKLHRKIHLWNSIHGFQSPRSPLGRPESLLQSHALMLPLQPCAPVMPTLSAAFVDENLPDGTHLQPGTKFIKHWRMKNTGNVKWSTDTKLKFMWGNLTLASTEKKDVLVPCLKAGHVGVVSVEFIAPTLEGTYTSHWRLSHKGQQFGPRVWCSIIVDPFPSAESPENVERGLISSGKADDFTCEQEEAFLLAEEAIPLGEVTKQTEGKGTNVSPKTQSVDSGRELYIPSVDLLTAQDLLSFELLDINIVQELERVPHNTPVDMTPCMSPLPHDSPLIEKPGLGQIQEESEGAGFKALPDCAVSTKRKAEAPASVEETEEDLSGTQFVCETVIRSLTLDAAPDHNPPCRQRSPQMKFALPEEGPLGDEREEIVHIAEEEEELQDEVQSQSSASSEDYIIILPECFDTSRPLGDSMYSSALSQPGLERGAEGEPGIGAGQELTEAGERLPEGESQLQAQSISDILTTSQTLDTVPLVPEVVGLPPPLSRNSPCVQHGVPGVDSPVTIQEAPPVADEIRGEPRGSSGLVNSRQKSYDHSRHQNGSSIAGGLVKGALSVAASAYKALFSGPPVTAQPIVSEDQTAALMAHLFEMGFCDRQLNLRLLKKYNYNILQVVTELLHINNNDWYSHRY; encoded by the exons GTAAAAGTTTCATTTGATCTGAGTACTATTCAGATAAAGTACCtggatgaggaaaatgaggaG GTGTCCATCAATAGTCAAG AAGAATATGAAGAAGCACTTAAG ATGGCTAACATTAAGCAAGGAAACCAACTACAGATGCAAGTCCATGAAGGGTACAACGTGCATCATGTTGTAGATGAAGGATTCCCCCAAATTGTAGTAGAAAAACAAGCGACTGCCAGGACAGGGAAGAAGCCACTTGCACATTATTCTTCAGTGGTGAAAGTCCTGGGATCAGATAAAAAACCCACCGAGGAGCCTGCAGCACAG CCATGTCCACTTCCTCCTGGTGACACAGACCAGCCTCAAGACAAGCCCCCAGACTGGTTCACAAGCTACCTGGAGACG TTCAGAGAACAAGTGGTTAAGGAAACGGTTGAGAAGCTTGAACAGAGGTTGCAGGAGAAGCTTGTCCTCCAGAAGTCACCCTTAGATTCCTCCCCCTCTGAAGTCTCAATTCCTGTTTCAGAGGAAACACTGTTTTTACCAGAGAACCAGTTCAGCTGGCATATTGCTTGCAGCCACTGCCAAAAAAGGATCATTGGTGTACGTTACCAGTGTAG CCTGTGCCCATCCTACAACATCTGTGAAGATTGTGAAGCTGGACCATATGCCCATGACAATAACCATGTCTTGCTAAAGTTGCGAAGACCTGTTATGATTTCCTCCGAGCCATTTTCCCACCTAAAGTATCCCACTCCTCGTCTGCCTGCCGCTCTTGAACAAGTCAG GCTCCAGAAGCAGGTGGATAAGAACTTTgtgaaagcagaaaagcaaaggttGCGTGCTGAGAAGAAACAGCGGAAAGCAGAGGTCAAGGAGCTTAAAAAGCAGCTTAAGCTCCACAGGAAGATTCATTTGTGGAATTCGATCCACGGATTCCAGAGTCCCAGGTCCCCTTTGGGCCGACCTGAGAGCTTGCTGCAGTCTCACGCCCTGAT GCTTCCTTTGCAGCCCTGTGCCCCAGTTATGCCAACACTCAGCGCAGCATTTGTGGATGAGAATTTGCCTGACGGGACTCATCTGCAACCAGGAACCAAGTTCATCAAACACTGGAGGATGAAGAACACAGGAAATGTGAAGTGGAGTACAGACACAAAG CTCAAGTTCATGTGGGGAAACTTGACATTGGCTTCTACAGAGAAGAAGGATGTTTTGGTTCCCTGCTTGAAGGCTGGCCATGTGGGGGTTGTATCTGTGGAGTTCATCGCTCCAACCTTAGAGGGAACATACACTTCACATTGGCGTCTTTCTCACAAAGGCCAGCAGTTTGGGCCTCGGGTCTGGTGCAGCATCATAGTGGATCCGTTCCCCTCTGCTGAGAGCCCCGAGAATGTTGAAAGGGGCCTGATCAGCTCAGGCAAAGCTGATGACTTCACCTGTGAGCAAGAG GAAGCTTTTCTTTTGGCTGAAGAAGCGATTCCACTGGGTGAAGTGACAAAGcagacagaagggaaaggaacCAACGTCTCACCGAAGACACAGAGTGTCGACAGCGGGAGGGAGCTGTACATTCCATCCGTGGACCTCCTCACTGCCCAG GACCTGCTGTCCTTTGAGCTGCTGGATATAAACATTGTCCAGGAATTGGAGCGAGTGCCCCACAACACCCCTGTGG ATATGACTCCCTGCATGTCTCCTCTGCCACATGACAGTCCTTTAATAGAGAAGCCAGGCTTGGGGCAAATACAGGAAGAGAGTGAAGGGGCGGGATTTAAAGCACTTCCTG ATTGCGCTGTATCAAcaaagaggaaggctgaggccccTGCTTCAGtggaagaaacagaggaagaccTGAGTGGGACCCAGTTTGTGTGTGAGACTGTAATCCGATCCCTTACCTTGGATGCTGCTCCGGACCACAACCCACCTTGTAGGCAGAGGTCCCCACAGA TGAAATTTGCCTTGCCTGAAGAAGGACCACTTGGAGATGAGAGGGAAGAGATTGTCCACATtgctgaagaagaggaggaactcCAAGATGAAGTTCAGAGTCAGTCTTCTGCTTCCTCCGAAGACTATATCATCATCCTGCCTGAGTGCTTTGATACCAGCCGCCCCCTGGGGGACTCCATGTACAGCTCCGCACTCTCGCAGCCAGGCCTAGAGCGAGGGGCTGAAGGCGAACCTGGGATCGGAGCTGGGCAGGAGCTAACTGAAGCTGGAGAGAGACTCCCTGAAGGGGAGAGCCAGCTGCAGGCGCAGAGCATCAGTGACATCCTCACAACCTCCCAGACTCTGGACACAGTGCCCCTAGTTCCCGAGGTGGTCGGACTTCCACCACCGCTGTCCAG GAACTCCCCTTGTGTACAGCACGGGGTCCCAGGAGTGGATTCACCAGTTACCATCCAAGAAGCTCCTCCCGTCGCTGATGAGATCCGAGGAG AGCCCAGAGGCTCGTCAGGACTGGTAAACAGCAGACAGAAGAGCTATGACCACTCAAG GCACCAGAATGGGAGCAGCATTGCTGGAGGACTGGTGAAGGGGGCTTTGTCTGTTGCTGCCTCTGCGTACAAGGCCCTGTTTTCTGGGCCACCAGTCACTGCACAG CCCATCGTTTCTGAAGATCAGACAGCAGCCTTGATGGCCCATCTCTTTGAAATGGGATTCTGCGACAGGCAGCTGAACCTGAGGCTGCTGAAAAAATACAACTACAATATCCTGCAGGTTGTGACAGAGCTGCTTCACATCAACAACAACGACTGGTACAGCCACCGCTACTAG